TAGCGCATAGTGGTTGCATGGCTAAAACAATCCAGAACACATTATAAAATTCGGTTAAAACGGACTCTTCTTTTGTAAAAACAAAACCAATAAACTGATAGAAAATAGCACCAAAGGCAGCCATAACCATCCCTAAAATAACACCATATGTTATTAGTTTATTACTTAAGGTAATTAATTTACCATATTCCTTTCCTCCTAATAATTTTCCTGATAAAATGTTTCCTGCACTGGCATAACCATCAATTATAAAAGCACCTAAAAACCATAAATTTATAGCAATGGTGTATGCGGCAATGTATTGTTTACCATAACTGGTAGAAAATGAACTCGCAAAGTAAAGGGTAACGTTCAAAGCAAGCGTTCTAACAAACAAATTGAGAATCATTATTGCAAACCGATTAATTTCTTTGTTAAACGGAAAACTAAAACGCAATGGAATAGCTGTTTTGGTCAATAAATAATAAGCCGAAATAATAGCCATTAATATTTGAGCAATAACACTTGCATAAGCTGCACCTTTAATATTCAGGGCAGGAACATAACCTTCTATACCATAAACCAAAACGATGTCTAGAACAATATTAACACTGGCGCCAACAATGGCAATAATCATTGGGTAAAAGGTGTTTTGAAGCCCTCTAAAGGTGCCAAAAATGGCAATGGTAAATAGGGTAAATGGAAAACCAAAAACGCGAATTTGGTAATACTCTACACTATAATTCAGAATTAAATCAGAGGCATTGTAGAGTTTAAAAATACTTTCGGCAAACGGATAGGTTCCTAGAATGATAAAAATACTTAGTGATGTAATTATAAAAATAGCTTGAGCTGGCAGGTTTTTCACCTTATCTAAATTATTTGCACCAACATATTGCGAAACAATAGATGAAATAGCACTACGTGTTTGCCCTAAAACCCAAATTAGCATGGAAATAAAGGTGCCAACA
Above is a window of Bizionia sp. M204 DNA encoding:
- a CDS encoding MATE family efflux transporter, whose product is MSTNISLKHINKLAIPALIAGVAEPILSITDTAIVGNISENATESLAAVGIVGTFISMLIWVLGQTRSAISSIVSQYVGANNLDKVKNLPAQAIFIITSLSIFIILGTYPFAESIFKLYNASDLILNYSVEYYQIRVFGFPFTLFTIAIFGTFRGLQNTFYPMIIAIVGASVNIVLDIVLVYGIEGYVPALNIKGAAYASVIAQILMAIISAYYLLTKTAIPLRFSFPFNKEINRFAIMILNLFVRTLALNVTLYFASSFSTSYGKQYIAAYTIAINLWFLGAFIIDGYASAGNILSGKLLGGKEYGKLITLSNKLITYGVILGMVMAAFGAIFYQFIGFVFTKEESVLTEFYNVFWIVLAMQPLCAIAFIFDGMFKGLGKMKVLRNVLLMATFLVFVPLLFLLDSLDYKLYGIFIAFTFWIIARGLPLIIKFRQEFLPLSEKQ